The nucleotide window CAATGCGCACATCCCCACCTTTGGCTTTCACCGTGAATAAATCGCCATGACTCCCCGGCACACGGAGCATATCTCCAAAAGATGTAAATATCACGTTCGGGTGGGCTGCAATTTCCAATGCTTTATCAATCATTTCCACCGGCGTAACACACACGGGGCACCCGGGGCCATGCACCAAACGTATTTTATCTGGAATTAATTCATCAATTCCATATCGAATAATGGAATGCGTTTGGCCACCACACATTTCCATAATAGTCCAAGGTTGGGTGGTGGATTTATGAATTTCATCCACCAATCGTAGCACTGTTTCTTTATCTCTGTATTCGTCTAAATATTTCATATTTACAATTCAAGATTTCCAATTTCGTTTAAATAATCAAAGACTTTTAATGCTTCTTTTTCATCAATAACGCTGATGGCAAATCCCACATGAACAATAAGAAAATCTCCCACATTGGCTTCCGGTGTGTACGACAAATTCACATCTTTTATAATTCCACCAAAACTCACTTTTCCCGTCTTGATTAATCCATCATCTTGAATCATTTTTATCAATTCACCTGGTATGCCTAAACACATTCTTTTTGTCCCCCGTAATAAAGTGCGGCAGCTTGTCCCATAGAGATTCCACCATCGTTAATTGGTATATCTTGATTCCAATAGACCTTGAAATTCTTGAGTCTTAGTTTGTGTATTGTCTGTTCCAACAATGTTTTATTTTGAAAACAACCGCCTGATAAACAGATAGTATTTATGTCCACTAATTCTGATACAACACCAATCATATTGGATAAAGATTCATGAAATTTATAGGCGATTTTTTTTCGTGAAATTTTTGAATTAACATCATGCAAAATAGTTTCTACCATGGGTGTCCAATCTAAAACATGCTTCCCATTTTCATGATGAACTGTAATGGGATAAGATATGTCAGAAGAATAGTCATCAATGGAAAACTCCAAATCCATCGCAGCTTGGCCTTCGAACTGAGTTTTTTGGTTATAGCCCGATATAAAACTCACCGCATCAAAGAGTCGCCCCATGCTAGTGGTTTCATGGATATTCGTTCCCGATTCAAACATCGTTTTCATAACATCGAGTTCAAAATCTTTAAATGAATTTTGGACAAGTGGCAAATCAAATACATCATTCCCCATGAGAGTAAATAGCAATCCCAATGCGGATCGGCGTGGTTCTTTCGCGCCTAAATCTACGCCAGGAAGTTTAAACGGTTTTAAATGAGCAGTCCGTTTCCATCCCTGCCTATTTATAGTAAAAAATTCACTACCCCAAATTGTATTATCTACGCCCAAACCCGTACCATCCCACGACAAGCCGAAAACGGGAAGTGGCAGGTGATGTTCTGCAATGACCGACCAAATATGAGCAATATGATGCTGAACTGGATACAAGGGTAATCCCAATGATTTCGCAAAGGTCGTGGATTGATAATCGGGATGCAAATCACAGGCTACCGATTTCACATTTAAATCATACATTTGAATCAAATCTTGGCTCACCGTTTGTTGCGTTTGAGCCGATAACTCTGAATCCAAATTTCCAATATGTTGGCTCATAAAAAATTGATTTTTCCGCGTAACGGTGATAGTGTTTTTCAAATGTGCACCTGTGGCCAAAATGGATGAAAGCCCTTCTTTCACCTGAATAGGAAACGGAGCATATCCACGAGCTCGGCGAAGAATCATTTTTTTTCCTGCCATTAGACGAACCACAGAATCATCAACGGGGCGAACGATAGGACGAGTGTGAATTAGATATCCATCAGCAATCTGGCCCAATCTCTCCAAGGCTTCAGCTTCATCTATGCAAATGGGTTCGTTGGCCAAATTGCCACTTGTGGCTATAATAGGGAATCCCAAACCACTCATTAATAATTCGTGCAATGGAGTGTATGGCAACATCAATCCTAAATTTGGATTCCCAGGCGCAACCTGCTGAGTGAACATGACATTTTGTTTCGATTTTAAAATGAGTATGGGTTTTTCAGGCGATGTTAAAATAGAAATTTCATTAGGATCCATTTCACAAAGGGATGACGCCATTTGAAGATTTTTCACCATGAGCGCAAATGGTTTAGCAGGGCGATTTTTTCTTTTTCTCAATGTGTTGACTGCCACAGAATTTCTGGCATCACAGATTAATTGGAATCCGCCCAAGCCTTTGAGTGCAATAATTTTTCCCTGACATATTTCATCAATAGTCCAAATGAGCGCGTCTAGCTTTTGAGCGATTTCGGTTCCTGAATTATTCCAAAAAGATAATTGGGGGCCACAATTAGGACATGCATTGGGCTGTGCATGAAAACGTCTGTTTTCTGGATCATCGTATTCAGATTGACATTGGGTACACATTTTAAATTTCGCCATGGATGTTTCTGGACGATCATATGGTAAATTTTTAATAATAGAAAAACGTGGACCACAGTTAGTACAATTCGTAAATGGATATTGATACCGACGATTTGTCGGCTCAGCAATGTCGATTAAGCAATCATCACAGGTGGACATGTCGGGTAAAATTAAGGCGGATTTTTCGCCGGATTTTTGGCTATGAACAATTTTAAATTGACTCAACCCATTGGGGTTGGCCTTATGGGTTTTAATTTCAAAAATTCGTGCTAAAGGTGGAGCTTCCGATCGCAAATTGGATAAAAATGTTTGAATAGATTCATCATTGCCTTGGGCCAAAATGCTGACACCTTCGGTAGTATTTTTCACATGACCGGTTAGAGAGTTCGCCCGCGCCAATTTATAAATAAACGGGCGAAAACCAACACCTTGCACCATGCCTGATATATAAATTTTCAGTGCTTTTGGACTAAAAACGTCACTCATTATTCGCACCGATTAAGAATCAATATCAACGGATTTTAGAAGAATATCCTGGGCTTGTGGATGAAACGCATCATCAGATGTCTCAATGTTTAAGTCCACACCTTCTAATTCAGAATTTTGGGTGGCCATATCAAAATGTTCTTTTAAATGATTTGCGGAAATATGGCTCATTGCTCCCAGCCAAAGTGAAATAGAATTCACTTTTTTTGCTTTCCCATCTTTGGCAACAAGTCTTATTTTTTTCAATAAATCATTCAATAGAGTCATTTCATGCATAAGTTGGATTGCCGGTTAATATTTTTTGAATATCTTTCAACAACATTCCTGTCACTTTATCTGCAGATATTTGAACATGTTTTGAAATATCTTTTCCTATACCAAATTGTTCACCTTCAATCCCATAAATAATTAAGCTTTTTGGCAATTCACCCAAGACTCGCGCCATTTCAACCGCTTCTGCTACACCAAATGCATGTGTTGAATAATGAAAAAAGTCCGTAGGGACTTTTTCTTGATTTGCAAAAATACGATGAATGGTGCCCGGCGCTTTGCCGGACTGAACCGCATCTACCAAAAAAACGTGCTGATATTTTTTCCACACGTCCATAATGTCTGACCCTTCGCCAGACCGTTCCATAAGATGCACTTGTTCTGGCGGACCCATTCGCAAAGTTTTCAACACACTTAATCCTACAGAATCATCACTTCGATAGGGGCTGCCGACCCCAATAACTAAAATTGATTTTTCCAAATTAATTCCTTTGTATATCTAGTTTTAAAAAGTGAGTGGCACAAGAAATACATGGATCATAATTCCGGACAGCTTGTTCACATTTCCAAGTGAGATCGTCATCATCCAAATGAATAAATTTGGGAATGAAATTGGATAAATCTTCTTCAATCCGACTCTGATTTTGTGCCGTGGGTGGCACAATTTTTGCCGTCTTAATAATACCCTGTTCATCAATCTCATATCGATGATACAAACTACCGCGGGGTGCTTCTGTACATCCATATCCTACACCGGCTTGGATCTCATACTCAACGGATGCTTTGGCTGGTTTTTCGTAATTTTCAATAATACGGATTGCTTCATCAAAAGCATATACTGTTTCTAAAGATCGAACCACAATACTCTGAAATGGATTAATCACCTGTCGATCATATCCATTATCCACGGCCACCTGTTTAGTCAAATCGGATAATTGATTATAATTCAAATTGTATCGAGCAAGGGGACCGACCAAATAATTACCGTGATTTTTATGAACAGATTGAAGAGCATTAGAATGAGCTACATGAATTTCTTCAAAATGGTTTTCGTAATCCTTTATATCAATATCCAAACCACGATTTGAAATTATCCGACCTTCATTGAATGGATATTCATCTGGATGATGGAGTGAGACAAATTCATAATCCTGATCAAAATCTGGACATGGGAGTGAGTTGGCCACTTTCACTGCTTCTATGGATGCATCTCTAGCCCATTTTAATTCTTCCAATAAATTAGAAAAGTCCTTCTTGTCTGGCACTTTATAAAACCCACCTACTTTATTATTAATGGGGTGTATTTCACGACCACCCAATAGACGCACAATTTCATTTCCAGCTTTTTTGAGTCTGAGCGCCATTTTTACCAATTCTGGTTTATCGCCAGCCAATTGAATGGCATCCTGATAACCCAGAAAATCGGGTGCATGTAACATAAAAACGTGAAGCACATGGCTTTCAATCCATTCACCACAATAAATGAGCCGTCGCAATTCTCGAAGTTGACCACCAACTTCAATACCCAAGATTTGTTCCATTGCATGAATAGAACTCATGATATAGGCGATCGGGCAAATTCCACAAATCCGCGCCGCAATATCCGGTGCTTCAGTGAATTGCCGGCCACGAAGAAAAGCTTCGAAAAATCGCGGCGGCTCAAAAATTTTCAATTGACATTCTTCTAATTTATTATCTTTAATTTTGATGAATAATGCACCTTCGCCTTCAACACGGGCGAGATAATCGACTTTAATCGTTTTAGTATTACTCAAGACGTTCACCTGCACTTTTAAATGGTTCTAAAAATCCGTTAAATCCCCGAAAGGCTTGTAATATTGTTTCATTTTCCACCCCCAAGTTTTGCCAAATTTCGGTCATGGAATCTGTATTGGCAGAATCTTGCGGACCAAAGCAGCCATAACACCCCCGATTAAAGGATGGGCAAATTGCCCCGCAACCGGCTTGAGTTACGGGTCCAAGACATGGTTCATTCCCTGCAACGAGTACGCACGTATTTAATTTTAATTTGCAATCCATGCAAACTGAATGTGTGGGAATATTTGGGCGCTTTCCAGATAAGAGTGAAATGACAACTTCCAATAATTGATACTTATCAATTGGGCAACCCCTTAATTCAAAATCTACATTTATATAATCGGAAATGGGGTGGGACTGATCCAGCGTATCAATGAATTGTGGATTCGCATACACAATATTGGTGAACTCTTTTACGTCAGAAAAATTCCGTAATGCTTGAATACCACCTGATGTTGCGCATGCACCAATCGTAATGACAAGATCTGATATTTCTCTAATTTCTTTAATACGTTCAGCATCATGGGGTGTGGTAACCGAGCCTTCAACTAAAGATATTTCGTAAGGTCCGGGCACCACTTCTCGAGATGCTTCTGGGAAATTAGCAATGTGTACAGCTTGGGATACCGCCAGTAATTCATCTTCACAATCTAGCAATGATAATTGACAACCATCGCAAGATGCAAATTTCCAAACGGCAAGTTTAGGTCGATCGTTTGCCATCACAACTCCTTGACTCTAAAGAAGCGTTCCGCTTCGGTGTAATTAAAAACAGGGCCATCTTTACAAATAAATTCTGGACCCAATTGACAATGGCCGCACAACCCAATACCACATTTCATATTTCGCTCCATAGAAATCCAAATCTGATCTGCCGGTATGCCAAATTTTAATAATTCCCGTGTTACAAACCGGATCATGACTTCGGGGCCACATACCAATGCGGCACCATTTTCAGGATCAATATTCAGACGGGGAATAAGAGTGGTTACAACACCTACTTGTCCATGCCAGTTTTGATCTGCGACATCAACGGTAATCCGAATTTGAAGATCTAAATGACTCCGCCAATCCATAATTTGCTTTGGAAATAATATCTCTTTTGGTGCTCTTGCACCATAAGCTACAGCCAAACGATTAAAATCATTCCTGTGATTTAAGACATGATAAATGGCAGGACGTAAAGGCGCAAGTCCAATACCACCGCCCACAATGATAACATCTTTCCCCTTCATTTTTTCCATGGGCCAAACAGAGCCAAAAGGTCCCCGAACACCAACCATATTTTCTGCATTTAATTGGCATAACGCATGGGATACATTTCCCACATCTCGGATGGTATGAATCAAAGTGTCTTGATTATGACAATCGCCACTTATTGAAATTGGAATTTCTCCAACCCCCACTGCATACAACATATTGAATTGTCCGGGAGAAAATTTTCCTATGCGTGCCCCATTCAGATTCTCGAGAACAAGAGTCCAGGTATCATGGGTTTCTTGAATTTTCTCCTTAACCCGCAAAAATGTGGGTATCATGGGAGTTTCAGGTGAGAATCCCTTCATTAATTCAGTTTGATTTTCCATAAATATCCACCAGTTGTAATCGGGTTGCTATAAGACGGTTTTGAAGGATGCGAGAAAATCTTCTCATGAGTTCATATCCTAGCTCAGGATTTTCATCGCATTTTTTTCGAATACATTTCCCATCCAGTCTGATAGATTTCGTATCTTTTTTTGCCAT belongs to Candidatus Neomarinimicrobiota bacterium and includes:
- a CDS encoding Ni/Fe hydrogenase subunit alpha: MNVLSNTKTIKVDYLARVEGEGALFIKIKDNKLEECQLKIFEPPRFFEAFLRGRQFTEAPDIAARICGICPIAYIMSSIHAMEQILGIEVGGQLRELRRLIYCGEWIESHVLHVFMLHAPDFLGYQDAIQLAGDKPELVKMALRLKKAGNEIVRLLGGREIHPINNKVGGFYKVPDKKDFSNLLEELKWARDASIEAVKVANSLPCPDFDQDYEFVSLHHPDEYPFNEGRIISNRGLDIDIKDYENHFEEIHVAHSNALQSVHKNHGNYLVGPLARYNLNYNQLSDLTKQVAVDNGYDRQVINPFQSIVVRSLETVYAFDEAIRIIENYEKPAKASVEYEIQAGVGYGCTEAPRGSLYHRYEIDEQGIIKTAKIVPPTAQNQSRIEEDLSNFIPKFIHLDDDDLTWKCEQAVRNYDPCISCATHFLKLDIQRN
- a CDS encoding oxidoreductase, yielding MANDRPKLAVWKFASCDGCQLSLLDCEDELLAVSQAVHIANFPEASREVVPGPYEISLVEGSVTTPHDAERIKEIREISDLVITIGACATSGGIQALRNFSDVKEFTNIVYANPQFIDTLDQSHPISDYINVDFELRGCPIDKYQLLEVVISLLSGKRPNIPTHSVCMDCKLKLNTCVLVAGNEPCLGPVTQAGCGAICPSFNRGCYGCFGPQDSANTDSMTEIWQNLGVENETILQAFRGFNGFLEPFKSAGERLE
- a CDS encoding hydrogenase maturation nickel metallochaperone HypA, translating into MKKIRLVAKDGKAKKVNSISLWLGAMSHISANHLKEHFDMATQNSELEGVDLNIETSDDAFHPQAQDILLKSVDIDS
- a CDS encoding HypC/HybG/HupF family hydrogenase formation chaperone: MCLGIPGELIKMIQDDGLIKTGKVSFGGIIKDVNLSYTPEANVGDFLIVHVGFAISVIDEKEALKVFDYLNEIGNLEL
- the hypF gene encoding carbamoyltransferase HypF, with the protein product MSDVFSPKALKIYISGMVQGVGFRPFIYKLARANSLTGHVKNTTEGVSILAQGNDESIQTFLSNLRSEAPPLARIFEIKTHKANPNGLSQFKIVHSQKSGEKSALILPDMSTCDDCLIDIAEPTNRRYQYPFTNCTNCGPRFSIIKNLPYDRPETSMAKFKMCTQCQSEYDDPENRRFHAQPNACPNCGPQLSFWNNSGTEIAQKLDALIWTIDEICQGKIIALKGLGGFQLICDARNSVAVNTLRKRKNRPAKPFALMVKNLQMASSLCEMDPNEISILTSPEKPILILKSKQNVMFTQQVAPGNPNLGLMLPYTPLHELLMSGLGFPIIATSGNLANEPICIDEAEALERLGQIADGYLIHTRPIVRPVDDSVVRLMAGKKMILRRARGYAPFPIQVKEGLSSILATGAHLKNTITVTRKNQFFMSQHIGNLDSELSAQTQQTVSQDLIQMYDLNVKSVACDLHPDYQSTTFAKSLGLPLYPVQHHIAHIWSVIAEHHLPLPVFGLSWDGTGLGVDNTIWGSEFFTINRQGWKRTAHLKPFKLPGVDLGAKEPRRSALGLLFTLMGNDVFDLPLVQNSFKDFELDVMKTMFESGTNIHETTSMGRLFDAVSFISGYNQKTQFEGQAAMDLEFSIDDYSSDISYPITVHHENGKHVLDWTPMVETILHDVNSKISRKKIAYKFHESLSNMIGVVSELVDINTICLSGGCFQNKTLLEQTIHKLRLKNFKVYWNQDIPINDGGISMGQAAALYYGGQKECV
- a CDS encoding FAD/NAD(P)-binding protein, with the protein product MKGFSPETPMIPTFLRVKEKIQETHDTWTLVLENLNGARIGKFSPGQFNMLYAVGVGEIPISISGDCHNQDTLIHTIRDVGNVSHALCQLNAENMVGVRGPFGSVWPMEKMKGKDVIIVGGGIGLAPLRPAIYHVLNHRNDFNRLAVAYGARAPKEILFPKQIMDWRSHLDLQIRITVDVADQNWHGQVGVVTTLIPRLNIDPENGAALVCGPEVMIRFVTRELLKFGIPADQIWISMERNMKCGIGLCGHCQLGPEFICKDGPVFNYTEAERFFRVKEL
- a CDS encoding hydrogenase maturation protease, which produces MEKSILVIGVGSPYRSDDSVGLSVLKTLRMGPPEQVHLMERSGEGSDIMDVWKKYQHVFLVDAVQSGKAPGTIHRIFANQEKVPTDFFHYSTHAFGVAEAVEMARVLGELPKSLIIYGIEGEQFGIGKDISKHVQISADKVTGMLLKDIQKILTGNPTYA